The following proteins are encoded in a genomic region of Sander lucioperca isolate FBNREF2018 chromosome 23, SLUC_FBN_1.2, whole genome shotgun sequence:
- the uba5 gene encoding ubiquitin-like modifier-activating enzyme 5 produces MATVEELKLRVRELENELIKCKQKQCAMEDSQSQELHRPKIDKMSAEVVDSNPYSRLMALKRMGIVEDYEKIRTFTVAVVGVGGVGSVTAEMLTRCGIGKLLLFDYDKVELANMNRLFFQPHQAGLSKVEAAEHTLRNINPDVSFETHNYNITTLENFTHFMERISYGGLEEGKPVDLILSCVDNFEARMAINTACNELGQIWMESGVSENAVSGHIQLIIPGETACFACAPPLVVAANIDEKTLKREGVCAASLPTTMGVVAGLLVQNVLKYLLKFGTVSYYLGYNAMQDFFPTMAMKANPQCNDRYCRIQQEEYKKKEAERPKVEVVQEEEEVVIHEDNEWGIELVSEVTDAELQAASGDVPDLPEGITVAYTIPAEDTAIGETVGETEQSLEELMAQMRKL; encoded by the exons ATGGCGACAGTAGAGGAACTGAAGCTGCGGGTGAGAGAGTTGGAAAATGAATTGATAAAGTGTAAGCAGAAGCAGTGTGCAATGGAGGATTCTCAAAGCCAGGAACTCCACAGACCGAAGATTGACAAAATGAGCGCCGAAGTTGTGGATTCCAACCCATACAg TCGTCTAATGGCTTTAAAGAGAATGGGCATCGTGGAAGATTATGAG AAAATCCGGACATTCACAGTTGCTGTGGTTGGTGTTGGGGGAGTTGGCAGTGTGACAGCTGAAATGCTCACTAGATGTGGCATTGGTAAG TTGCTTCTTTTTGACTATGATAAAGTAGAGCTGGCCAATATGAACAGATTGTTCTTCCAGCCTCACCAGGCAGGCCTCAGCAAAGTGGAAGCTGCAGAACACACACTCAG GAACATAAACCCAGATGTGTCATTTGAGACCCACAACTACAATATCACCACATTGGAAAATTTTACACATTTTATGGAGCGCATCAG TTACGGAGGGCTAGAAGAAGGGAAGCCGGTGGATTTGATCCTGAGCTGTGTGGACAACTTTGAGGCTAGGATGGCCATTAATACA GCCTGTAATGAACTAGGTCAGATCTGGATGGAGTCTGGTGTCAGTGAGAACGCTGTGTCGGGGCACATCCAGCTCATCATTCCTGGAGAAACGGCGTGCTTCGCT TGTGCTCCTCCACTGGTGGTGGCAGCTAACATCGATGAGAAGACCCTGAAAAGGGAGGGTGTGTGTGCTGCCAGCTTACCAACAACAATGGGCGTGGTCGCAGGCCTTCTGGTGCAAAATGTCCTCAA gtATCTGTTGAAGTTTGGCACGGTCAGTTATTATCTTGGCTACAATGCCATGCAGGACTTCTTCCCCACCATGGCCATGAAAGCCAACCCCCAGTGTAATGACCGCTACTGCAGGATACAACAGGAAGAGTACAAG AAAAAAGAAGCAGAGAGGCCAAAGGTTGAAGTTgtacaggaagaggaggaggtggtcaTACACGAGGACAATGAATGGG GTATTGAACTAGTATCAGAGGTGACTGACGCAGAGTTACAGGCTGCATCAGGCGATGTGCCTGACCTACCAGAAGGCATTACTGTGGCTTACACCATTCCAGCTGAG GATACAGCAATTGGGGAGACAGTGGGGGAGACTGAACAGAGCCTAGAAGAATTGATGGCTCAGATGAGAAAGTTGTAG